One window from the genome of Sphaerotilus microaerophilus encodes:
- a CDS encoding SDR family oxidoreductase, with protein MAYTLPADLVQAVQAEPRHWLVTGSAGFIGSHLLEHLLRLGQRVTSLDNFATGHRHNLDRVQVAVGDEAWARHRFIEGDIADPATCATACEGVNIVLHQAALGSVPRSLQDPQTTHRANATGFLNMLVAARDAGAGRFVYAASSSTYGDSPTLPKVEDVIGKPLSPYAVTKYLNELYADVFGRCYGLQTVGLRYFNVFGPRQDPNGAYAAVIPRWIASMLRGERCRINGDGETSRDFCYIANVVQANLRAGLATSAEAVNQVYNVAVGDRTTLNQLHAALVENLQRERTNLAIEPPEYADFRAGDVRHSLADVSKAARLLGYAPTYRVHEGLAEAIGWYVANVG; from the coding sequence ATGGCATACACCCTTCCCGCCGACCTCGTCCAGGCCGTCCAGGCCGAGCCGCGCCACTGGCTGGTGACCGGCAGCGCTGGCTTCATCGGTTCGCACCTGCTGGAGCACCTGCTGCGCCTCGGCCAGCGCGTGACCAGCCTGGACAATTTCGCCACGGGCCACCGCCACAACCTGGATCGTGTCCAGGTTGCCGTGGGCGACGAGGCCTGGGCCCGCCACCGCTTCATCGAGGGCGATATCGCCGATCCCGCCACCTGCGCGACGGCCTGCGAGGGCGTGAACATCGTGCTGCACCAGGCGGCGCTGGGCTCGGTGCCGCGATCGCTGCAGGATCCGCAGACCACCCACCGTGCCAACGCCACTGGCTTCCTGAACATGCTGGTGGCGGCGCGCGATGCGGGGGCCGGGCGCTTTGTCTACGCCGCGTCCAGCTCCACCTACGGCGATTCGCCGACCCTGCCCAAGGTCGAGGATGTGATCGGCAAGCCGCTGTCGCCCTATGCGGTCACGAAGTACCTGAACGAGCTGTACGCCGACGTGTTCGGCCGCTGCTACGGACTGCAGACCGTCGGCCTGCGCTACTTCAACGTCTTCGGTCCCCGTCAGGACCCCAATGGAGCCTATGCAGCGGTGATTCCGCGCTGGATCGCCTCGATGCTGCGTGGCGAACGTTGCCGCATCAACGGCGACGGTGAGACCTCGCGTGACTTCTGCTACATCGCCAACGTCGTGCAGGCCAACCTGCGCGCCGGGCTGGCGACATCCGCCGAGGCGGTCAACCAGGTCTACAACGTGGCCGTGGGCGATCGCACCACGCTGAACCAGTTGCATGCCGCGCTGGTCGAGAACCTGCAGCGCGAGCGGACCAACCTGGCCATCGAGCCGCCGGAGTACGCCGATTTCCGTGCCGGTGACGTGCGCCACTCGCTGGCTGACGTCAGCAAGGCGGCACGTCTGCTGGGCTATGCACCGACCTACCGGGTGCACGAGGGCCTGGCGGAAGCGATCGGCTGGTACGTTGCCAACGTCGGCTGA
- a CDS encoding PEP-CTERM sorting domain-containing protein, producing MNMLRNLTLGAVALAASLSAHAAGFQNGGFENGAPQPPLGGDVTLGPGNTSMTGWNSYGLEWNGPGNGRTGDVAWLKCPSGCWTDLSPSEGNNFVDLTGYAIHDYGAIYQTFDTVAGMKYNVSFDLGRSDTWTGAGNAAQLFAVAHGGASIIDDSDPSWLSFTNTNQGWASRGFSFVATSTTTSLFFAGGYNSNDYIGLDNVTVTAAPVPEPETYAMMLAGLGALGFMGRRRKAQ from the coding sequence ATGAACATGCTTCGCAATCTGACCCTGGGCGCAGTGGCCCTGGCAGCATCGTTGTCCGCCCACGCGGCAGGATTTCAGAACGGTGGCTTTGAGAACGGTGCGCCGCAACCCCCGCTGGGTGGCGATGTGACGCTTGGCCCCGGGAATACGTCCATGACGGGCTGGAACAGCTACGGTCTCGAATGGAATGGGCCAGGGAACGGCCGAACCGGGGATGTCGCTTGGCTGAAGTGTCCCAGCGGTTGCTGGACGGATCTTTCCCCCAGCGAGGGGAACAACTTCGTTGACCTGACTGGCTACGCCATTCATGACTACGGCGCGATCTACCAAACCTTCGACACGGTCGCGGGAATGAAGTACAACGTGTCGTTTGATTTGGGGCGATCTGACACGTGGACAGGTGCAGGCAACGCTGCCCAGCTGTTCGCGGTAGCCCATGGTGGAGCGTCAATCATCGACGACTCCGATCCGTCTTGGTTGTCGTTCACGAACACCAACCAAGGGTGGGCCTCCCGTGGTTTCTCGTTCGTCGCGACGTCGACGACCACCAGCTTGTTTTTTGCGGGTGGCTACAACTCGAATGACTACATCGGCTTGGACAACGTGACCGTTACGGCCGCACCGGTTCCCGAACCCGAGACCTACGCGATGATGCTGGCTGGCCTGGGCGCCCTGGGCTTCATGGGGCGCCGTCGCAAGGCACAGTGA
- a CDS encoding GNAT family N-acetyltransferase encodes MTDDALLPPCQVRLCDLPPLDQLEVEWRELQARGQGSFFTTWDWIGPWLACLPPDCPPRLARAQRDDGQLLGLAIVVERRHRRFGFLPVRAWHLHETGRADCDALTIEYNGCLTAAQDAGAIEQAMLMALMEGSGAPDELRVSGANALPAALPATLQMRSIPHLSFYVDLEAIRASGKDYLGFLKQRQRYLVRKSLKRLGEPQPLRLVPASTPAQARHFLAEMMRLHTSYWEAKGEPGAFGSDFQRRFHTLAVERGVPSGAVALLAAMRGEQVIGYFYYFCHGGWVHYYQSGIDYDQLDGSESPGLAAHALAIEHFRAAGFQVYDFMTGDLQYKRTLATHDMPLHWLVLQQCNAKMRLEDWLLRQAKAGRARWRQWQEQRQQARRQRQEAPAQEADVAPMPPAPPASNAAPRG; translated from the coding sequence ATGACCGACGACGCCCTGCTGCCCCCCTGCCAGGTTCGCCTGTGCGACCTCCCGCCCCTGGATCAGCTCGAGGTCGAGTGGCGCGAACTCCAGGCCCGCGGCCAGGGATCGTTCTTCACCACCTGGGACTGGATCGGCCCCTGGCTGGCCTGCCTGCCGCCGGACTGCCCGCCCCGGCTCGCACGGGCGCAACGCGACGACGGGCAACTGCTCGGCCTGGCCATCGTCGTCGAGCGCCGGCACCGGCGCTTCGGCTTCCTGCCCGTGCGCGCCTGGCACCTGCACGAAACCGGCCGTGCCGATTGCGATGCGTTGACGATCGAATACAACGGCTGCCTCACGGCCGCGCAAGACGCGGGCGCCATCGAGCAGGCCATGCTGATGGCCCTGATGGAGGGAAGCGGTGCACCCGACGAGCTGCGCGTGTCCGGCGCCAACGCCCTGCCGGCGGCGCTGCCCGCCACGCTGCAGATGCGCTCGATCCCACACCTGAGCTTCTATGTCGATCTGGAGGCCATCCGGGCTTCCGGCAAGGACTACCTGGGATTCCTGAAGCAGCGCCAGCGCTACCTGGTGCGCAAGAGCCTGAAGCGCCTGGGCGAGCCCCAGCCGCTGCGCCTGGTGCCTGCCAGCACGCCGGCGCAGGCGCGCCACTTCCTGGCGGAGATGATGCGCCTGCATACGTCCTACTGGGAGGCCAAGGGTGAGCCGGGCGCCTTCGGCAGCGATTTCCAGCGGCGCTTCCACACCCTGGCAGTGGAACGGGGCGTGCCCAGCGGTGCCGTGGCCCTGCTGGCCGCGATGCGTGGCGAGCAGGTGATCGGCTACTTCTACTACTTCTGCCACGGCGGCTGGGTGCACTACTACCAGTCCGGCATCGACTACGACCAGCTCGACGGCTCCGAGAGCCCCGGCCTGGCCGCCCATGCCCTGGCGATCGAGCACTTCCGTGCCGCCGGCTTCCAGGTCTACGATTTCATGACCGGCGATCTGCAGTACAAGCGCACACTCGCCACCCACGACATGCCATTGCACTGGCTGGTACTGCAGCAATGCAACGCCAAAATGCGCCTGGAAGACTGGCTGCTGCGCCAGGCCAAGGCAGGCCGCGCCCGGTGGCGGCAGTGGCAGGAACAACGGCAGCAAGCTCGGCGCCAACGCCAGGAGGCACCCGCCCAGGAGGCTGACGTGGCCCCGATGCCGCCTGCCCCCCCGGCCAGCAACGCCGCACCTCGAGGCTGA
- a CDS encoding YdcF family protein: protein MLDLLLPLPLYLLLLLGLLAWTAWRADVGARAYRLRWVWSAGVLWAWLLSAPITSNELIRLIEGDGPPSATMALPHDERSLIVVLASGDLRPRLDAPGWERLAGAALLWHQTGGGLLFVGGPGKGDHDSLGGLMAQTSRSLGMPADALRFVGGGRTTYEDLVQATPLVRAHNGPVWLVTSALHMPRAQATARRLGWNARPHPVDYQQLDLALLPSCLPSNGGPARLAEALHEVIGRGVYRLRGWSH, encoded by the coding sequence GTGCTTGACCTCCTGCTGCCGTTGCCGCTGTACCTGCTCCTGCTGCTGGGTCTGCTTGCCTGGACCGCTTGGCGTGCGGACGTGGGCGCACGCGCCTACCGGCTGCGCTGGGTCTGGAGCGCGGGCGTCCTGTGGGCCTGGCTGCTGTCGGCACCGATCACGTCCAACGAACTCATCCGCCTCATCGAGGGCGACGGACCGCCGTCAGCGACGATGGCGTTACCACATGACGAGCGCAGCCTGATCGTGGTGCTGGCCAGCGGCGACCTGCGCCCCCGGCTCGATGCGCCCGGCTGGGAGCGCCTGGCGGGCGCCGCCCTGCTGTGGCACCAGACCGGTGGCGGCCTGCTCTTCGTCGGCGGGCCGGGCAAGGGCGACCATGATTCGCTGGGCGGCCTGATGGCACAGACCTCCCGCAGCCTGGGCATGCCGGCCGACGCCCTGCGCTTCGTCGGCGGCGGGCGCACCACTTACGAAGACCTGGTGCAGGCCACGCCGCTGGTACGCGCCCACAACGGCCCGGTCTGGCTGGTGACCAGTGCATTGCACATGCCACGTGCCCAGGCCACCGCGCGCCGCCTGGGCTGGAACGCACGGCCTCACCCGGTCGACTACCAGCAACTCGATCTGGCCCTGCTGCCCTCCTGCCTACCCAGCAATGGCGGCCCGGCACGCCTGGCGGAAGCCCTGCATGAAGTGATCGGCCGCGGCGTCTACCGCCTGCGCGGCTGGAGCCATTGA
- a CDS encoding nucleotide sugar dehydrogenase, with amino-acid sequence MTTIAVVGLGYVGLPLAVEFGKKYRTIGLDLSQEKIEAYRRHVDPTGEVSTEELKAAVQLYPTTDAAALKEADFVIVAVPTPVDEAHIPDFSPLVGASTAVGKNLKPGAIVVYESTVYPGATEEVCIPLLEKHSGLKWKSDFFVGYSPERINPADKVHTLTTIVKVVSGDTPATLDKVADVYGSVITAGVYRASSIKVAEAAKVIENTQRDLNIALVNELSLIFHRIGIDTLEVLQAAGTKWNFLPFRPGLVGGHCIGVDPYYLTHKAETLGYHPQVILAGRRINDGMGAYIAQQTVKQLIKAGSPVKGAHVIVLGLTFKENCPDLRNSKVIDVIRELESFGVTVHVHDPVAEPAEARHEYGVDLVSWEHLPKANAIVAAVAHQELAEKPLDVLLSKLAPGGVYMDVKSQADRAALEARGVHVWRL; translated from the coding sequence ATGACGACCATTGCAGTCGTGGGTCTTGGCTATGTGGGCCTGCCCCTCGCCGTTGAATTCGGCAAGAAATACCGCACCATCGGCCTGGACCTGTCGCAGGAGAAGATCGAAGCCTACCGTCGCCACGTCGACCCCACCGGCGAGGTCAGCACCGAGGAGCTGAAGGCCGCAGTGCAACTGTATCCAACCACCGATGCCGCGGCGCTGAAGGAGGCGGACTTCGTCATCGTGGCCGTGCCCACGCCCGTGGACGAGGCGCACATCCCCGACTTCTCGCCGCTGGTGGGTGCCAGCACGGCGGTGGGCAAGAACCTCAAACCGGGTGCCATCGTCGTCTACGAAAGCACCGTCTACCCGGGGGCGACCGAGGAGGTCTGCATCCCGCTGCTGGAGAAACACTCCGGGCTCAAGTGGAAGAGCGACTTTTTCGTCGGCTACTCGCCCGAGCGCATCAACCCGGCTGACAAGGTGCACACCCTGACCACCATCGTCAAGGTGGTGTCCGGAGACACCCCGGCCACGCTGGACAAGGTGGCCGACGTCTACGGCAGTGTCATCACCGCCGGTGTGTACCGTGCCTCGTCGATCAAGGTGGCCGAGGCTGCCAAGGTGATCGAGAACACCCAGCGCGACCTGAACATCGCCCTGGTCAACGAGTTGTCGCTGATCTTCCACCGCATCGGCATCGACACGCTGGAGGTGCTGCAGGCTGCAGGCACCAAGTGGAACTTCCTGCCCTTCCGTCCGGGGCTGGTCGGCGGTCACTGCATCGGCGTGGACCCGTACTACCTCACCCACAAGGCTGAGACCCTGGGCTACCACCCGCAGGTCATCCTGGCGGGTCGGCGCATCAACGACGGCATGGGCGCCTACATCGCCCAGCAGACCGTCAAGCAGCTGATCAAGGCGGGCTCGCCGGTCAAGGGCGCGCACGTCATCGTGCTGGGCCTGACCTTCAAGGAAAACTGCCCGGACCTGCGCAACTCCAAGGTCATCGACGTGATCCGCGAGCTGGAGTCCTTTGGTGTGACCGTGCACGTGCATGACCCGGTGGCCGAGCCGGCCGAGGCCCGCCACGAGTACGGCGTGGACTTGGTGTCCTGGGAGCACCTGCCCAAGGCCAACGCCATCGTGGCTGCCGTGGCCCACCAGGAACTGGCCGAGAAGCCGCTGGACGTGCTGCTCTCCAAGCTGGCACCGGGCGGCGTCTACATGGACGTGAAGAGCCAGGCCGATCGCGCCGCGCTGGAAGCGCGTGGCGTGCATGTCTGGCGCCTGTGA
- a CDS encoding RluA family pseudouridine synthase — MQRFTRLLTPVAQPVPIPAFPAPPAPSRLPPPARTAQEDIGILHADAALLVVLKPAGMLSVPGRGEERADCVATRVQARYPDALVVHRLDMATSGLMLFGLGLAAQRTLSRSFERREVSKRYLAVVDKLVLQDEGSVTSPLICDWPNRPRQRVDELRGKPALTHWRVLERDVAQNCSRVELQPVTGRSHQLRVHLQSIGHPILGDELYASPEAFARSPRLLLHACQIGLPHPVSGAWMAFEDPAPF; from the coding sequence TTGCAGCGCTTCACCCGCCTGCTCACCCCCGTCGCCCAGCCCGTGCCCATCCCCGCGTTCCCCGCCCCACCAGCACCGTCCCGCCTGCCACCGCCTGCGCGCACCGCGCAGGAAGACATCGGCATCCTCCACGCCGACGCGGCCTTGCTGGTCGTACTCAAACCGGCAGGGATGCTGTCGGTGCCCGGCCGCGGCGAGGAGCGGGCGGACTGCGTGGCCACCCGGGTGCAGGCGCGGTACCCCGACGCCCTCGTGGTGCACCGGCTCGACATGGCCACCTCGGGCCTGATGCTGTTCGGCCTCGGCCTGGCCGCGCAGCGCACGCTGAGTCGATCCTTCGAACGACGTGAAGTGAGCAAGCGCTATCTCGCCGTCGTCGACAAACTGGTTCTTCAGGATGAGGGCAGCGTCACAAGCCCATTGATCTGCGACTGGCCGAACCGGCCTCGCCAGAGGGTCGACGAACTGCGCGGCAAGCCAGCACTGACCCACTGGCGGGTGCTCGAACGCGACGTCGCGCAGAACTGCAGCCGGGTCGAACTGCAGCCCGTCACCGGGCGCTCCCACCAGTTGCGCGTGCACCTTCAGTCGATCGGCCACCCCATCCTGGGCGACGAGTTGTATGCCAGCCCCGAGGCCTTCGCCCGCTCCCCACGGCTGCTGCTGCACGCCTGCCAGATCGGCCTGCCACACCCGGTCAGCGGCGCCTGGATGGCCTTCGAGGATCCCGCGCCGTTCTGA
- a CDS encoding GNAT family N-acetyltransferase — MSAVDIARWAALEAQALEPNAYASPHFILPALRHLDPGSPAQIVFIEQEGAAGTAAPQPAAVFALRRQRGNKVLPLPHTEVYQSMHSFCGAPLLAQGHGVQAWQRLFAHLRSSSPWSFALVIRNLEQGGEVHRALQRACDAAGYRLHDSAPRQRAMLLPEDTGPEALKRNLRKQHAEVERCKRRVAEGGELGWHIHRDAIEPRVVEDFLRLEHAGWKGEEGSSLRAHPAEEAFFQEMVRGFASEGRALFTELRLAGQTIASTSNLVSGSTGFAFKVGWDPAYRKNGIGILNEAELVRNAPQVIADLQAFDSGAEPASFIEKLWPGRRSLITSIVLFNRPAHWALQAVQWARDRAQRRQAGAPSDAPEAQAKAG; from the coding sequence GTGAGCGCCGTCGATATCGCCCGCTGGGCGGCCCTGGAGGCACAGGCGCTGGAGCCGAACGCCTACGCATCGCCCCACTTCATCCTGCCGGCGCTGCGCCACCTGGACCCCGGCTCACCCGCGCAGATCGTGTTCATCGAGCAGGAGGGCGCAGCGGGAACTGCGGCGCCGCAGCCGGCCGCAGTCTTCGCGCTCAGGCGCCAGCGTGGCAACAAGGTCCTGCCGCTGCCGCACACCGAGGTGTATCAGTCGATGCACTCCTTCTGCGGCGCGCCGCTGCTGGCCCAGGGTCACGGTGTCCAGGCCTGGCAACGCCTGTTCGCCCACCTGCGCAGCAGCTCACCCTGGTCGTTCGCCCTGGTCATCCGCAACCTCGAACAGGGCGGCGAGGTCCATCGTGCCCTGCAGCGGGCCTGCGATGCGGCGGGCTACCGCCTGCACGACAGCGCCCCGCGCCAGCGCGCCATGCTCCTGCCCGAGGACACCGGACCGGAGGCCCTCAAGCGCAACCTGCGCAAGCAGCATGCCGAGGTGGAGCGCTGCAAGCGCCGCGTCGCCGAGGGCGGCGAACTGGGCTGGCACATCCACCGCGACGCGATCGAACCCCGCGTGGTGGAGGACTTCCTGCGCCTGGAGCACGCCGGCTGGAAGGGCGAGGAAGGCAGTTCGCTGCGCGCCCACCCAGCCGAGGAGGCCTTCTTCCAGGAGATGGTGCGGGGTTTCGCCAGCGAGGGACGGGCACTGTTCACCGAACTGCGCCTGGCCGGGCAGACCATCGCCTCGACCAGCAACCTGGTGTCCGGCTCGACGGGCTTTGCCTTCAAGGTCGGCTGGGATCCGGCCTACCGCAAGAACGGCATCGGCATCCTCAACGAGGCCGAACTGGTCCGCAACGCCCCACAGGTCATCGCCGACCTGCAGGCCTTCGACAGCGGTGCCGAGCCAGCCTCCTTCATCGAGAAACTCTGGCCAGGCCGGCGCTCGCTGATCACCTCGATCGTGCTGTTCAACCGGCCGGCGCACTGGGCGCTGCAGGCCGTGCAATGGGCGCGGGACCGCGCACAGCGGCGCCAAGCCGGCGCGCCCTCGGACGCCCCTGAGGCGCAGGCCAAGGCGGGCTGA
- a CDS encoding DUF3149 domain-containing protein, which produces MHALKDFFSTDYGLMSAVVIAITLGMGVFYARFITKHMREDAEAAARAGKS; this is translated from the coding sequence ATGCATGCCTTGAAGGATTTCTTTTCGACCGACTACGGCCTGATGAGCGCCGTGGTGATTGCGATCACCCTGGGAATGGGCGTCTTCTACGCCCGGTTCATCACGAAGCACATGCGCGAGGATGCAGAAGCAGCCGCTCGCGCAGGCAAGTCCTGA
- a CDS encoding polysaccharide deacetylase family protein, which translates to MYNRPSSQRIKDAIKGVGSPMLDALGVFDRSIERVRADGSVWTILMYHRVIEDAADDPFGLGMCVRLPHFEQQLDYFKQHFHVLSVDEAVQRIGRGEPLPPATLSITFDDGYLDNLNVAQPVLERLGLPWSLYVTTGDLDAGRSFWWDRAIRCIALTRAARLDADRLPHDLGLTNLPLQGMTRWMTLTTLLEALWRTPIEVSLQVVDALERQLIPNARPADGPQAPRMSSAQVRELADRGVEIGAHTVRHPNLNLLSADGVAAEMAQSRRVLEALLDRPVPGFVYPGGRMNADVVEQARLGGFRYALSTVPTLNVLPCDLHALGRIGMPDAGVADFKRSLHAIGRRSLSRPMPAGADRAGGGALTPRSSKC; encoded by the coding sequence ATGTACAACCGCCCATCCTCGCAACGGATCAAGGACGCCATCAAGGGCGTCGGCTCGCCGATGCTGGACGCGCTGGGCGTGTTTGACCGCTCGATCGAGCGTGTCCGTGCCGATGGTTCGGTCTGGACCATCCTGATGTACCACCGGGTGATCGAGGACGCAGCCGATGACCCGTTCGGCCTGGGCATGTGCGTGCGGTTGCCGCACTTCGAGCAACAGCTGGACTATTTCAAGCAGCACTTTCACGTCCTGTCGGTCGATGAGGCGGTGCAGCGCATCGGGCGGGGCGAGCCCCTGCCGCCAGCCACGCTGTCCATCACGTTTGACGACGGCTACCTGGACAACTTGAATGTCGCACAGCCGGTGCTGGAGCGTCTGGGCTTGCCCTGGAGCCTGTATGTGACCACGGGCGACTTGGATGCGGGCCGCAGCTTCTGGTGGGACCGCGCGATCCGCTGCATCGCGCTCACGCGCGCGGCCCGCCTTGATGCCGACCGGCTGCCGCACGATCTTGGTCTGACGAATCTGCCCCTGCAGGGCATGACCCGTTGGATGACGTTGACGACCCTGCTGGAGGCGCTGTGGCGCACGCCGATCGAGGTGTCCCTGCAGGTGGTCGACGCCCTGGAGCGGCAGCTGATCCCCAACGCCCGGCCTGCGGATGGGCCGCAGGCCCCGCGCATGAGCAGTGCGCAGGTGCGTGAGCTGGCAGACCGGGGTGTGGAGATCGGTGCTCACACGGTGCGGCATCCCAACCTGAACCTGCTGTCCGCCGATGGGGTGGCCGCAGAGATGGCGCAGTCGCGCCGCGTGCTGGAGGCCCTGCTGGACCGTCCGGTGCCCGGCTTCGTCTACCCAGGGGGGCGCATGAACGCGGACGTGGTCGAGCAGGCGCGTCTCGGTGGGTTCCGTTATGCGCTGAGCACCGTGCCAACCTTGAACGTGCTGCCCTGTGACTTGCATGCCCTGGGCCGCATCGGCATGCCCGATGCGGGTGTGGCGGATTTCAAGCGGTCCCTGCACGCCATTGGTCGGCGCAGCCTGAGCCGGCCGATGCCGGCCGGTGCCGACCGTGCCGGAGGCGGTGCGCTGACGCCGCGGAGTTCGAAATGCTGA
- a CDS encoding O-antigen ligase family protein, translated as MLILRVLLGFLSFYVVYQNYFGVEFTVKGLNYFNLMFFGVLAIVIAKGIRSEEPAPLKGAFTFLFIMLGWGYVIGLMDDGSTWLEDLVELKTSVFYLLLYHLYYRAVQDSKTLKVVLAAVLITAFLAQLQAVRQGLDYGIGAYNETRRAAGPFGKSFLRANSAAAFYVIFVPVAAAFMLELKRGWKIKAALLFSVGIGIFGLFVTYSRQGYLILGAILLYLTFRKNLGLALLLCLALMSYRVWAPDAMIQRIEMTQQQEDPGRPTPTPKPGAALDDGEGQKYDESTESRFLIWAGAMEMISEHPLGVGLNHFKRNIGIYVPRYRGFDAHNNYIRMAAEASIFGALAMLVIIAKLFMLGWRIERVDKSDSSRAMGLALQVAALGVLLSNVYGSRFFDGDVTGNVWVLAALGARYFALRRKQAQPAQAEQPAVGAVHAMPVRA; from the coding sequence ATGCTGATTCTGCGTGTCCTGCTGGGATTCCTGTCGTTCTACGTCGTCTATCAAAACTACTTCGGCGTCGAGTTCACCGTCAAGGGGCTGAACTACTTCAACCTGATGTTCTTCGGCGTCCTGGCGATCGTGATCGCCAAGGGCATCCGCAGCGAGGAGCCGGCGCCGCTCAAGGGGGCCTTCACCTTCCTGTTCATCATGCTCGGCTGGGGTTATGTGATCGGGCTGATGGACGATGGCTCGACCTGGCTGGAGGATCTGGTCGAGCTCAAGACCAGTGTCTTCTACCTGCTGCTCTACCATCTCTACTACCGGGCGGTGCAGGACAGCAAGACCCTCAAGGTCGTGCTGGCCGCGGTGCTGATCACGGCCTTCCTGGCCCAATTGCAGGCCGTTCGGCAGGGGTTGGACTATGGCATCGGCGCCTACAACGAGACGCGGCGGGCGGCAGGCCCGTTCGGCAAGAGCTTCCTGCGCGCCAACAGCGCGGCGGCGTTTTACGTCATCTTCGTGCCCGTGGCGGCGGCGTTCATGCTGGAGCTCAAGCGCGGCTGGAAGATCAAGGCCGCGCTGCTGTTCTCGGTGGGCATCGGCATCTTCGGCCTGTTCGTCACCTACTCCCGCCAGGGCTACCTGATCCTCGGGGCGATCCTGCTGTATCTCACCTTCCGCAAGAACCTCGGGCTGGCATTGCTGCTGTGCCTGGCGCTGATGAGCTACCGGGTCTGGGCGCCCGACGCGATGATCCAGCGCATCGAGATGACCCAGCAGCAGGAGGATCCGGGCCGGCCCACCCCCACACCCAAGCCCGGCGCGGCCTTGGACGATGGCGAGGGGCAGAAGTATGACGAGAGCACGGAGAGCCGCTTCCTGATCTGGGCCGGGGCGATGGAGATGATTTCCGAGCACCCGCTCGGGGTCGGGCTGAACCACTTCAAGCGCAACATCGGCATCTACGTTCCGCGCTACCGTGGCTTCGATGCCCACAACAACTACATCCGCATGGCAGCCGAAGCCAGCATCTTCGGGGCCCTGGCCATGCTGGTGATCATCGCCAAGCTGTTCATGCTGGGCTGGCGCATCGAGCGGGTGGACAAGAGCGACTCCTCGCGGGCGATGGGACTGGCGCTGCAGGTCGCGGCGCTGGGCGTGCTGCTGAGCAACGTGTACGGCAGCCGGTTCTTCGATGGCGATGTGACCGGCAACGTCTGGGTGCTGGCAGCACTGGGCGCGCGCTATTTCGCCCTGCGGCGCAAGCAGGCGCAGCCCGCCCAGGCCGAGCAGCCTGCGGTCGGTGCCGTGCATGCGATGCCCGTGCGGGCGTGA